acacaaacactcaaacacacatgcTGTATCGCATTCTCGGGGGCTAATGAGCGATCGCTTAGATGGTGCATTAATTAAGAGGGTTCCCAAGAGCCTAGTGCCAGAATGCAAGGTCCACACACACAGGACACTCATGGGTCAAATGGTATTTAGGGAAATTTTGTTTGTTGCTTGCTCGCTAACACTGTTGGGGGCTAACCTGAGGGCAAGCTAATATCACACTATTTTAATATACTTGGGCAGCCAAACACACCAAAGTTATATCTCAAATTTCATCTCCAGTAGCTCTTACGAGGtacttcattaggtacatcCATTCATCTGTATTTGAATGCTGGTGTCTAATAAGccagtcacatggcagcaactcggctactgtagacatggtcaagatgacctgatgaAATTCAAACTGAACAGAATGGGGAAAGAGAGGtgattttaatgactttaaacgAGTCATAGTTATTGGTACCAGATAggttggtctgagtatttcagaaactgctgatttgCTGGGATTTTCTCATACACCCATCTGCAGAATTTCTGGAGACTGgtccaaaaagacaaaaatttcTCTGAGCAAAATGCTTCGTCGATGTCAGACTTAAGAAGAGAATGTCCaagctgctttgagctgataggaaggcagcaGTAACTCAAAACAACCATTCactacaaccaaggtatgcagaggAGCATCTCTAAACGCTCAACACATCAaatcttgaagcagatgggctacaacGACAGAAAACCACACTAGATGTCGTTCCTCTCAgcaaagaacaggaaactgaggctacagtttgcacgaactcaccaaaactggacaacagaagattgtaaaaacattgcctggtctgattAGTCTTGTTTTCTGCTGCGACATTCAGATGGTAAGGTCAGGCCTCTTAGTACAAACTGATCATCTAAATGCCACAGGCTGTTGCTGACTTGAggaatctctgaggaatgtttcagcaccttgttgaatctgtgccaaaAAGATTTGAGGCGGTTTTAAAAGGAGGTCCAACCCAGCCCTAGCAGTGCAAGTAAAGAAGTGGCTAGTGAGTGTAAACCCACCCaactttctgcttttgttcccATCTATATTCAGAGTGTTTTCTATATAACATGTAGGGCCTAACATGTAGACGGTAGTTTCTGATTCATGAAGTGATAAAAAGATTCTTTCTTTAAAAGCTAACTCACCCTTATGCAAAACAAATTGTCCCACAAATCCCAGGTTAAAATTATTAGATTAGAAGCACTACAAGCATGTTTACGGCCTGGCACAAACAACTGGATTGTCCTCCATAGGTAGTTTACCCCTTCATAACAACTTTAGTTGTTTTAGATTAGGGGCATGTGTACTCGGTTTGACAGGTTTGCCAACAACAGGCAGTTGTAGCCACTAGTTGTCTGTTAGACAACTAGTGTCTGTTAGTTGTCTGTTAGACAACTAGTAGACTGAATTTATCCCTTATCCCTCACACCCTGCTTTGCTATTGGTGCCCTTTTGGAACACTTTTAATTATCTGACTTTAGATTTCTTGACTTTTATTAGTATGTTACGTGGCACTAACTGACACTAATAACCAAGCTTACCACTAGTAACTGAAAGCATGGTACTGTGTGATTGGAATATGTTTTTTGGCTCCACAAAAAACCCATGTGGACTACAAAACCAATGGGtgcagatatatatatatatatataccgcAATGTACATCTCTTGGATTTAAAGTCATCTCCATACATTTTGAGCAATGCATGTCTCGGTTAATAACAGTGTTACTGAACAAACTCTTGTAGATTTAGTCACAGGTGTGCTCAGAACTCAGtctctgtgtttaatttgcCTCCCACACACACTTCAGCACCCACACTGATTACCCCAAACATGTTTGAGCCAAATCACAAAGTCTGTGGCGTGCCCAGACTGGTGCAGAGGTGTCAAGATTGAATCTTTAGAAACCTTAACTGCACAGAACAATCAGGGAAGATTAGTGTTTATTACCAGGAAATGCTCCACTGGGGGTCAGGAGAGGCCATATTGGCTCTGATTTTTTCTAATCACAGCTGGTCAGATTTTAGATGGGTGCTTAACCCTTAAGCAATCTCATACATCATGCTGATTAAAACTGCCCAACTCAATCTGAAGTGTACACACAAGAACAGAGGAGATAAGCACAAAGCCTGGAGCACCATCATCTTCCTAGAAGTGAGCTTTCTGGTATTTCTCTGTAATCTCtaatgtgtttgattttttatttatttattttttgaaaagcTGTCACCCACAGAGCTCCTGGCTTTTCTGATTTGAGTCTGCATGAACATGTTTCTGTGGCGGTCCTACAGTGTCAGACCAGCAACAAAATAGGGCATTCAGATTCTGCCCATTCACGCACAACAATGGAGTGCCACAGAGAACAAAACTGAAAGGGAGAGATTACAGTTAAACCAATTGAGAGGCAGCGGGTAACCAGAGCTGTTCCCCAAGGTGCCACTCTTTTGTCCTTTTTGGGGGGATTTCAAGCCCCAAATCCAGAGTGCATCACAATTCCCAATTTTTAGGGTAGATGGCATCCCTCATTTGTTTTTGAGGGCACTTTTGGGCTgatattgttttttaaagaaactttaTGGGTTGCATTGAAAGAATTCTTCtattaaaaagtaatttttaaaattacagcATTACATACTGAGATAAGTAACTGGTTAGAGTTGCATGATGAAAAGTAAACACCCAAGTGTATTTTTCTTGCACAGGTTGGTCACACAGCCAGCTGGTATCTACTCTACTGTATATTTAACTCTGAGTCTACTGACTTTACCCCATTGCATAGTAAGTTGATATTTGTAGCATTTTCTGCACCACATAACCAGCATCAAGCTTGTCATTTTCCTCAGAGTGACACCTTACTTGCAAATAATTACTAgtatttaaaaagtaactatAACTATTATGTAGAATAACAGTGTTTTGTGAAGGGTTACACCTAACACTGGTTGGTGGTGAATAAAGACTTTCTACATTCTCAGATCATGATTTGATATTTTGTATTTCTTAGAAACATCCCAGAAAGAAATTTCATAAGGTGTAATTTCTTTAGAAATTGGCGTATGATTTCAGGAAGCTGTAACTGGCTTGCACTTCTGAAATGAATCAACTTTGTCAACTTTGCTCTGTCTATATTGCATTTTATATTCTGAAGCTGTAAAACATGCATTGTTTTTTCCTTCCACTTAAAAAATGTGTCCCTTTTCTTGAAGTTTTCTGGGTGTTGTGCTTTATATAACATGCTGACAGATTTATTGACTTGGCACACCTCAACTGCAAATCAGAGCTGCATGTTTCAGATGAAGCCGGAGATATCAGCTGTCTGCAAGGTGGTTAAAAACAGGAGGGCATTACTTACCATTTCACAAAAGCTCTACATAAGTTGTAGTTTGGGTACTCGGAAAAGCTACGGCAGGAGAACATAGTCTGAGGCTTAATTTTTCCGAATGTACAGTTCAGGTGAACATTGCTATATTGTTGACCGCTATCTGCCTATTTTTAAAGAAGTTGTCATCTACCGATGACAGAGATTGATGCTTATCTGCTATGGCATGACAGataaacagctgaaagaattCAAAATTCACTATCCTTCCCACAAGGGAAGCAATAAATAACAGGAGAACATAAATACGTTTAGAAATGGGCCatattcattttaaacattggGAAATTACGAGCCTGTGGCAAATGCTGTGTTTTGGGGTATTTCAGATTTCATGTCACCCAATTTGGTTGAGTTTGTGCAGAAGATCAGACAAAGTCAGAAATGATATTGAAAATGTGAGGAGGTTTTCTTGCAAATAAAGAGTTAAATCTTCTGCATACAAACACTGCAAtcactgtaatttatattgTTGCAATTGATTGGGCTTTTTAATTAAGGCAAAATTAATTTATATCATGAGTcattttataattattatcattttgCAGTTTATGCATCAACAAAAGGGTTACAGAATTGTACAGAATGGGGCACTTTTTAGGCATTTCAAAGACCTTGTTGTTGGCCCTGTTCCAGTTTGGTTGGCCCAGTCCTTGTGCAAATGACACTACAAGAAAGATGCGTTGTAGCATTCAACAACATAAACAATCCTGTTGCTTTGAGCGTTCTCATAATACGCAAGAGTTATCGTGCATTCTTTGAAGTGTAGTCATATTTGAATGAAGACTTTTTCTTACAAGGTGCAAAGAAAAAGCTAGTGGTTTAGTTTTTTATGATAATATGAGTGGTATTTGGCAGTGGGCAAAGTTCAAGAAGCTCAGAAGAGGAATTGCAACACAAATACTTGACTGACAGTCTTGTCTTTTTATTGAGTCACCCTAGTTgcaataaaaaaagatttgtcaAGGTCTCATcgggctcttttttttttttttttttttttcttttaaagaaattaCCAAAATGGACAAAATTAAGAAAGGTCTTTATTCGTTATTgtaaggttttttgttttttttttctagccaGAGTTTTAGTTTTGGCTCAGTTCGCCTTTACTTTTAGTCAGCTATAAAGGTTAATGGCATCTTTACTGGTTATTATAActgatatatttaaatgttaaatatctCAAAAATGTATTCCTCCACTGTTAATCTGTGACCGCAAATTACAGTGACAGATTCCCCACAAAGTTCACATATTCAAAGAAATCAATCAACTGAATGTACACGTCATTGCTTCCATTGAGCAGAATGTGGGCGGGGCTTCATTAGGCTGAAATTTCCATGTAAGGAATAGCCACTCTGACATCATACAGACAGGACAGAAAAAAAGTGTCTTAAAATATGTTCAGAACACTCTGAAACCTGAGGGTTTGGCTCAGAGGGATTATTTGTGCATATGCTGATTTAATTACTTGTTTAATGTGATCATGCACTATTGtaggtgtgtttttgtgtgtgtgtttgtgtgtgtacatatagatatcacaaaataaagaaaagcactCAAAAGCATAATGGGTCCGCTTTAAGAAATTATAGAAGCTAATTTAGTCAGTCAGGTCATACATCATGTGTTATGGACTGTACAGCATTAAAATGCGTTTCACACTTCACACTGTGCTACATTGAATTAGCTCAGAGATGAGAATACAGTCGCGATATTTAGGCTCTTCCAGGGAGGGTTTGTTTATGAGCATTTCAAATGTGTAGTGGGGTATGTCAACCACTGAAGCTTCACCTTCACTCTGCACTCACTCCTGGGTGTGAAAGGATAGGGGCAGTGGTGGGTGGGCACTGAGGCTCATAAATCCCCAGTGGAGGAAAACGTtggctgtgtatgtgtgtgatagCATGTTTGTGCACAGATGGGTGGGGACGAAGTCAAAGGGAGGCGGGGGAGCTCATAGAAAAAGAGAGAGTTGAACAAAATGAATGTCTGCATATGGAAATGATTGCTTCTTATTTTACTGGGTTTATGGTTATCGGTATGTTTATGGATGGGGAGGTCGGAGGTATAAAAGACAGTACGAAGTGTTTGACTACTGCAAAGAAACAGGTGGAATTCCTCAGGCACCTTGAGGAGAAAATCTGGGAGGCATGCAGAGACTCGTTTCTTCAGTCCTCAGCAGGCTGAGAATATTAAACACAGACGTCAGTTTACGATGAATCAGAAACAACTGCGCTTATCCAAAAAGTATACAGTAACGTGTGTTTGAAAGTGCAGTTTGAAGTACATCTTCTGTACTTAAATTGTCAGGCTGTAGACTCTGGTAGCAATCATCAGTAGACTTAAATATACCCCAGCCATAGCCAATCCAGACAGCATTAGCGCATTCCTTATCAGACTTGCCCTTgttcatagttttcttttactgATCAAAATGATTGCCCTCTTAATAAACCTCTTTCTGTCCTTCTGTTTCGCCACCAGGAAGACAATGAGATCCCTACCACCGTGTCAGTCAAGGACTCCCTCAAGACCCCACAACCAAGCCAGTATGATGCAGAATCCACCCGGCCTGCTCCATCTGTTACAGGCTCCACTGATGGCATCCATACCCAAGATGAGGTCCTCCAGAGTGTTAACCTGTCCTCTGACGATGAGCTTCCAACACAGGAGGAACACGATAGTGTGGATTATGAAGGTTTAGGGGCCACTTCCGTATTGTATGAGAGAAGGGCTGACAGGTTCAAACGGTCCAGCCTGAAAAAGGTCGACAGCCTCAAGAAGGTCTTCTCACGCCAGAGCATCGAAAAAAAGATGAACCAGATCACTACCAAGATCGTGCCACCAGAGAAACGTGAGAAGATCAAGAAGAGCCTCACCCCTAACCACCCCAAGAGCCCAACTGCCAAGAGCTCCTCTTTTAAGGTGTCTCCCATGACCTTCAACGTCAAGAAGGTCAGAGACGGGGAGTCTCCTTCACAAGATGTGCCCAAACCCATAGGAGGAGCCCACGTAGAGATTCCTCCTTTGGGAAGCATGGATGCTGAGCTCAACCGGGCAGAAGTGCATACCCAGGAGGGGGTTGTGGGGGTTGTGAAGGAGATGCTAAGCCCTTCCAGCCCAGAAAGCTTGAAGGCAGAGTTCAATGGAAAAGCATCAAGTGAGATTAATGGTGATCATGTTGCCGGTCTGGCACTTCCAGAGCAAGATGATCTCGGTGTGGATGACgaagaggatgaagaagaagaagaaaaaaaagaggaacagaAAAGTCCTGTTGAGACGGCAGCAGATACCCAGATTACCGCAGCAGTAGTTGCAGTGGAGCAAGTTTCTTAATCTGATTGAATTTTGATCATAAGCTCTAGTTGCCAGTTTATTCTTTTGTTTCTCCGATTACTGAGCACACAGCAGGCACATATTATCCCTCCACCGCAAACTGTCTCATGTTCTCGTCTTTAGCACCTATTTACACTAGAAACGTCCTCCCAACCTCTTGAGGTAGTCCACCCCCGAACCTTTCCCACAACACTACCTTTAATTATCACCAGAAGAGTCTAAAAACCCTGACGTGGTCAGCAAACCTGGACAGTACTTGTTGTGAAGAGTTCAGATTGAAGCTTCTAGTGCAACTGCTTCATGAACCCTGTAGTTAAGTTGTCCAAataaggcaacattgcagaatTTAGTCTCTTCAGCTGGTGCCTACCACTTCAATAGGTGCACATCTCCTGGGCACGGGACCAAATatctccctcctgctgtgtttgtctgCTCCTGGCCCGCTCTTCCTCACTGACAGATAgcttcttttgttctttgtgtttttgtgaaaaaTAGTAAATCTTGGCCAACCGTGGTTCTGCCCACAGCCTGTTGAGGCAGTGTGTTGCCAGGTTGTGCAATAGTTGGAATGGGAAGTTTCAGCATTTTTTAGTGAAAAGGTCTtggggtgggttttttttttttttttaagtagtggACTAGAGCTTGTTCACTGAAAATCTTAGGCCTATGCTGACCAAACCCTGATCTAGACTAACAGGCGGCTGTGTCTTGCCTCTTGTCCTTCACTTCCAGTTTTACACATTGCATTTTAGTCCCATAGTGAGATCCAGTTCCGTCATTCCTAACAATTTAAACATTGACTACCTGAAACACTATTTGAATTGCATACCGCTGCCATTTGACTTCTAACAATTAGCTGTTTCATCACATAGAAATGAAATGTAATAGATACATTTTAAAACCCTCAGAACAtccttaaaaaattaaaatatttaaaagaaattgtGGTTATTATGGTTGAATTAAGTTTGAGTTCAGTCACGCTGATGCAAGTAAAGCATATGACTACAGTATGGAAGCTGCTTGAAATGTAGAAGACATTGTTTTAATACTGAGATACTAAGTGTCTATTTTGGAGAAATGATTGTATTTTTCTATGTGAGGTACACTGCTACACGATAACTGCCTTCAGTACATAAATTAAATGTATCTGTGAGATTTTTGTCATTATGTGATACTtgggtgattctaaattgcatGTCTTGAAGGCATTCCTAACTTGCATGGTGAAATGTTTACTGGGATTcatatgtttaaaatgtaaacactgtTTCATCACTAAAGCCTGTCTGCCTTGATGCTGCACAGACATTCACCTGCAGTGTCTTTACCATGTACCAGCTGGTATAAGGAACTGCTCCCCAGTAGGCTTGGATTACTATGCTTTTGTATATAAGAGTGATGGTAAACCATGCCGGAAAATCCGTGGAGTTTAAAATTTTTAGAAATTAACTCCATGAGACATTTTAAAGGAGGCGCAAACATCAACTTTGTGTTTGAAAGTCATTCCTTCAAGTTCCTGTAAAGTGACCCTTCTCTTGTTGCTCTTCCTTGGAGCTTTTACCAAGCTGTCCAATGCCATGACTTCCTAAAAATAATTTAGCAAGCCCAACCAAGTGCAGTGGATCCAGAGAGGTCACAGAAGTGGATAAAGGCAGAAGACAGCATTCCTAGGTTTGACGGATGACTCCTTCTCAGCCCATTTTTCATGCTCTTGGCCTCCTTATTGGGAgtgcagagagaggaagagcgTATGTGGAGCCACAGGTGTTATGCCCCAGCAGAGGCTCCTGGGCATGAGCTCGTAGTGGAGGGCGAGGTGAGATGTCTAGGAAAGGACTTGAGCTGTTGGAAAAGATGCTAAAGTTGCCTTTGAGCAACAGTATGTGCATCTTAGTAGGATGGTGTTTAAACTGTGGGAACCAGATGTGTTACACTGCTTCTGATTGAAGTGGGTAATAATGCTTTAGAGTCttgattaaagtttaaaaaaagaaaagaaatctaaACTATACATTAAAGATCACTTTATTAAACGTGTGGACACATTCCTAATTATAATAATAGTTGAGCTTAAGATTATCATTCTGGTGACTCTCTTCATAAATGtgccacatttaaaaaataaaaaaaatagaaaaatttaAGAAGTCCTTAAAGTTTTATTCAGTCTCTATGTTTTATCCAGGAACATATGTATTGTTTTAGCTTCATTTGTGGGAAATCAATGGGAATATTTAACATGGGAAATGAACAGCAATATAAAAAAATCTTACGTATACATCAGATAGCAGATTAAATAGAGAATTTACTGACAACAGCAAAGATGTATAGACTGTGTTGTATGTTTACACCACGTGGGGGAAAACGTACTATCCACTGTTGAAAAACaactaaacaaataaaatatgttaattgTTAAATATGCTGTTTAACTAATGTATTGTTGTTACTATGTTTAAGCAGTAATCTAAGGGTATTCATGGCTCTGTTTTTTATAAATGGCCTCTGTAGCTTGCTTGCAtttcagagctttttttttttgttgttgttgttgttaaaaagGTTTGTAGGTAGGTTGAAGTAAAAGTAAAGAATTTTATCTTTCACTAAAATTCAAAGGCAAATAAAAGTCTCTGCAAACACAGCACATTTTGGTATAACAGtatttgggggaaaaaagtgctTTGTGTGTTACAGCAATACTCTGCAAGTTTATTGAATAAGATCTGTTAAGAATAAATGCATAAAGCAATTGGATATGTATTCTTTTGAACAACTTAAGTGTTTTTAacctttgtttttcattttaatttttcatataAATCACCCAAGATGAAAATGGATTGAACACTAGGTGTATGTGTACTTTATGCTTATTCATGCAAATGTGTTACTTGGTGATATCTGGTCtgctaatgttaaaaaaaaaaaataaatgtatacaATGTGTCTTTGTTCAaaagtcttttctttctttgcattGTTAAATCTGAGTTATGAGGACTGCGGTTTGCTACACACCTTGAGCACTGTCAGGTAGTGGTCTTGTGTTTAACatcatctttgtttttcttcttagcCGTCTGACTTAGATAACCACTTAAACCAAAGAAGTTTCCTTCATGGCAGAAGATTACTCATCACTTCAGGGCTTAAATGTGCTCCCCTCACCAATCTTGTAAACATGCTGACCTTTCCTTCGCAGACTTTAGTATTGTATACattaataaacattttataACACTGaaattgttgtttgttttcttttaatctatGTTAAGGTTAAACAAGATAATGGTGTATATCTTACATAGTGGTAGTTAGAGTATCTATTgttcttttccttgtttttctgtcaAATTTGTGTGAATGCACATATAAAATACGATTATAGTTGTAAATGATGAAGTATGCAGTGTGCACAAGTAATCCCTGCTCTTAGATCTGTATGAGGTCATTAAAAGCAAGTATTCCTAAACGTTTATAGACATCTCAGGCTTAAAGTTGCTTTTCAAACCACCTGGAGATGGCTATTCAGAAGCAAGCTACCCTTTTTAGCAAGAGAATGAATTAAGGGCCTCCATATGACCTAGTATAAGATGAATATGCATTATTGTGAAAAGTGAATCCTGCAAAGCTAGTAAAGTCCTAGTAGAAAGTGTCCTTTAATTCAATATCTTTGACCTAAAATGTAGAAAACATGTAGGCTAGTTAAGCTTGTTACTGACAGGGCTGTATGGTTGTTTAGTTTTGTCATAGGGCTGGAATCTAGTAAACTTTAGAACAGGTAGGGCTATGTGTCACCCATATCTGAAAGGAGTGGCAAGGTTACTCAACCCTTATTTACACAGTTTGGATTCATGAAACAGAGATTAGATCAGATTATTCATTCTCATTCTATATAAACAACAAATTCCTGGTTGGTTGTGGCTTAATGTTTCAGCAGCTCCTTAGACCAACTTTAACCCCTGATCCCTAGCCTAGCACTAACCATTGACTTTA
This DNA window, taken from Oreochromis niloticus isolate F11D_XX linkage group LG16, O_niloticus_UMD_NMBU, whole genome shotgun sequence, encodes the following:
- the cavin2a gene encoding caveolae-associated protein 2a; translated protein: MEEEAPHAEPSSSASGSTHTIPQPESSPQPESSQQSENPELLIPSFCPASSPPASSSPTPTPTGTLSRFGFKVPTSPGAVAQGSPVDRGQVSAITVVALLDKLVNMMEAVQDNQQRMEQRQADLENAVQSVQGDVTRLTKNHFTTALNVDKLLERSRKTSGHLKEVRVRLDKQAVQVKKLENNHSHLLKRNHFKVLIFQEDNEIPTTVSVKDSLKTPQPSQYDAESTRPAPSVTGSTDGIHTQDEVLQSVNLSSDDELPTQEEHDSVDYEGLGATSVLYERRADRFKRSSLKKVDSLKKVFSRQSIEKKMNQITTKIVPPEKREKIKKSLTPNHPKSPTAKSSSFKVSPMTFNVKKVRDGESPSQDVPKPIGGAHVEIPPLGSMDAELNRAEVHTQEGVVGVVKEMLSPSSPESLKAEFNGKASSEINGDHVAGLALPEQDDLGVDDEEDEEEEEKKEEQKSPVETAADTQITAAVVAVEQVS